The genomic DNA GGCCTGCAATCCATTCTCATCGTCGGCGGCGTGATCAAAGCTCTGCCGCTCACCGGCGTGACGTTACCCTTCCTCAGTTACGGCGGCTCGTCCATGCTGGCCCACTTCATCATCATCGGCCTGCTCCTCAAACTCTCCGACGATGCCCAATCCGCCTGACCCGCTCCGCCCGATTCGCGATCTGGCCGTTTTCTTTCTTGTGGCCTTCGCCGGGCTGGGCCTGGCCACCGGCTACTGGAATTTTGTTGCCCGCGAGTCGCTGGTGAGCCGCGACGACAACCCGCGAACCGTTATCCTCTACAATCGAATCCGTCGCGGAATCATTTTGGATCGCAACAACGCCGTGCTGGCTGGGACGACAGGTGAACCGGGTGATTACGTGCGCTACTACGACACCTCTGCGGCGCAAGTGCTTGGCTACGCTTCGTTTCGTTATGGCCTGAGCGGAGTCGAAGCCGCCGCCGACTCAACCTTGAGCGGCGAGGAAGGCCTCGGCGATCTTGAGCGCCGGTGGCGGCACGATCTTCTGGGCGAGCCACAGGTTGGCCGCAACGTAAAGCTCACTCTCGATCTCAACCTGCAACACGCAACCTTCAACGCCCTGGCCAACCGCCCGGGCGCCATTGTCGTCATTGATCCACACACTGGCGATCTGCTGGCGTTGGCTTCGTCGCCTTCGTTCGATCCGGCCAAACTCGACGCCGACTTTGAGAGCTTCACTGCCGACGCCAACGGGCCGTTGATCAATCGGGCCGCCGCTGTTTACCCGGCGGGCAACCTGCTCGCCCTCTTTCCATCTACTCTCGATCTTTCTTCAGCGCCCAGCCTGCCCATTCCAACCCTCGCTGCCGAGGGTGACAAAGTTTCGCCTTTGCAACTGGCCCTGCTTGCCGCCGCCCTCGTCAACAAAGGCGAAATGCCCGCGCCACGATTGATTGACGCCATTTGCGCCGAGGCACTTGGTGGCTGCGCCCCTCAGCCAGTCACCGGCCACCCCGTCGCCGTCATCCCGCCCGACGTGGCCGACGAATTACGAATCGAGTTTGAGTTGAACGGCGTTCAGGCCGGCCTGCCTCTGCCCGGTTATGCCGCCACCCTTCCCTCCGGCTTTGGCGACGGCACAGTAGGTTGGTTCATCGGCTTTGCGCCCGATGACTCGTTTGCCATTTGTGTGTTGTTGGAAGACGGAACGGGTGAAGAGGCGGCCCAGGTTGCCGCTCTGGCGTTGAAGTAAAATATGCCGCCAGCGGCCACAGGTCGCGCTTTTTTCGAATCCACGAAGACACACGAAGTTTCACGAAGCCTTGGTGTGGCTTCGTGTGACTTCGTAGAAGAAAACGCGCGCAGTATAGCTTTATCGCCGCCGGGCGACAGCCAACATTCCAACGCCCAGGGCTGTCAACACTGCCGCCACCGGAAAGACGGCGAACACGCTGATCTGAGTCGCCACACTGCCAATGGCCGGGCCGATCATCGAGCCAACATTGACCGGCAAATAAGCGAACGACATCACCCGCCCGCGCACCTCAGTAGTGGCCGAGTCCGAGAGGACGCTGAACGAGATGGCAAACACGCCCGACATCACACCGTTGAGGGCGGCCCAGGCAATGGTGAAGAGGACGAGATTGGGGGTCAGGGCCGGAAGCGGCCACAGGGCAACCGAGGCGGCGGCCCCGATGATCAACACTCGCCAGTGGCCGAAGCGGTCAGCCAACGATCCAACCACCGGGCTGAGGATCAGAGTCACCAACCCGCCCGCGCCGAGGACAATGCCAATGGCCGTGCCTGGATCGTCTCCCGAATATAACGCAGTGATAGCCAGAGGAACGTAGGTGAAGGCGATCATCCAACCTGCGAACAGGATGAAGAGGGCGATGAACAAGACTCGCAGACGCGATGACTGTCCGATGATGCGAACCGAGTCGACGGCCATTTGAAAGAGCGGGCCACGATCAGTGCCGCGAAACGAGTCGCGATAGCCGAGTGACAAGGCCAGAATGACGACGGCCATGAGGACGGTGTTGACGCCGATGAGGGCCGGGAAGCCCCATTTGTCTACGATAGGGCCGCCGAGGAGCGGGCCGACGAATGCGCCAAGCGGCGCGGCGCTGTTCATGATGGCAAACGACAGACCCTGGCGCTCGCGAGGCGCGCGCTCGGTGAGGGTCGTCATCATCAGACCGCTGTTGCCGAGCGCAAAACTCATCGCCGCCCGCGCCAGCACAAACACCCAGATGTTGCGAGCCAGGATAGCCAGCACGCCGGCGATCAAGTGAGCAACAAACGAGCGGACGATGATGGGCTGTCGCGCATAACGATCGGCGAGCGCGCCCCACAGCGGCAAAAACGGAATGCCTATCGCGCCCGACAGCGCCGCAATCGCGCCTGTCCAGGTTGGAACCTGTTCAGGCGCGACGCCGAGTTTGGGCAAGTAGAGCGGCGTGAACCCGCTCATCTGTCCCCAAAACATTGTTTCGATAAAACCGGCGATTGAGAAGAGGGCCAACAACCAGGCCCATGACGAGAAGAAGCGCCTCATCAGCGCGAGACTTTCACAAAGGCGCGTTTGCCTACTTGCAGAATACCCTCGCTTGCCAGCGCATTGACATCGTTCACGGTCTGGCCGTCGAGCTTCACCCCGCCCTGCTCGATCAACCGCCGCGCCTCATTCTTGCTCTTCACCAAATTACTAACAACCAATAACTCCACTAACTTCGGCGTCCCTTCCAGTTTGACAACCGGCATTTCGTCGGGCAGGCCGCCTCTTTGAAACACGGTGCGGAAGTGTTCCTGAGCCGCGTCGGCGGCGGCATCGCCGTAGAATGACGACGTGATCTCCCAGGCCAGGATCATCTTCACATCGCGCGGGTGCGCGCCAGCCTTGAGGCCGGCTTCCACTTCGGCCACCTTGTCCGGCGTCCAGCGTGTGGTCAGACGGAAGAACTTGCTCATCGCTACGTCCGGCACGCTCATCACCTTGCCGTACATATCTTCGGGCGTGGAGTTGAGCGGGATGTGGTTGCCCAGGCTCTTGGACATCTTCACCACGCCGTCGGTGCCGGGCAGGATACCCATGATGATGCCCACCTGCGGCTTCTGCCCAAAGGCCTCTTGCAGTTTGCGCCCGGCGGTGATGATGTTGAACAGTTGATCCGTGCCGCCCACCTGAACGTCGGTGTGTTGGGCCACAGCGTCGTAGCCCTGCATCAGCGCATAAAATGTCTCGTGCAAAAAGATCGGCTCGCCCTTCTCAAACCGCTTGGCAAAATTCTCGCGATCCAAAAATTGCTGGAGGGTGAAGCTCTGGCCGAGCTTGATCAGGTCAATCAATTTCAAGTCGGCCAGCCACTGGCCGTTATGCACAAGCCTGGTCTTGGACATGTCGAGGATGCGGGCGGCCTGGTCGGCGTAAGTCTCCGAGTTGCGGTTCACGTCCTCAATCGTCATCACCGGGCGCGTCTTGTCCTTGTCGGACGGGTCGCCCACGAGCGAGGTGTACGAGCCGATGAGGAAACTCACCTCATGGCCGAGTTCCTGGAACTGGCGCAGTTTACGCATGGTGATGGTGTGGCCCAGGTGCAGGTCGGCGGTGCGCGGGTCGTAGCCGCAGTACACTTTCAGCGGGCGGCCTTCGGCCAGCTTGGCCCGCAGTTCGGCCTCCATGGCCTTCGCCAGGTTTTCGTCGCCGTATTCGGTGCCCTGCATCAGGAGGGCGAGTTGTTGGTCGAGAGAGAGAGTCATAGTCAAGGTTATGGCACAAACTTCAATGGAAATCGCTCTGGGTTCTCCAACGCACAAAAGCCATGCGCCGCTATATTCGTCACTTCACTGTGAGAAATGCTTTCGCCAAGCAGATTTGAACTCATTTTCATGCTCCCTATGTGGCTGATTATACATTCAGAATTTGAGACGGCTGGTTCAGTTTCTAATCCGCTATGATTCCTTGTTCGTTGATTCCCTTTGACTCTGCCGGGGAAGCGCCCCGGCAGAATCAGGATCAACTTAGAATCAAAGGGTAAGGGCGGATTAGAGCCGCTAAATCAACACCGATTCCCCCCTCGCAAGCCATTCTCACGTATAATCCCCCCTCACCAATAACAAATAACCGATTTTTGGAGCAACACTCGAATGACAAAGAAGTCCACCAAAGTTTCAAAGCGCCCAACCACCGCCGCCGAAATCCGGCAGGCGTTTCTCGATTTCTTCACCGAGATGGGCCACACCATCGTTCCATCCGCGCCGCTGGTGCCGGGCAACGACCCGACTCTGCTCTTCACCAACTCCGGCATGGTGCAGTTCAAAGAAGTCTTCCTCGGCACCGACAAGCGCCCTTACACTCGCGCCGCCGACTCGCAGAAGTGCCTGCGCGTGGCCGGCAAGCACAATGACCTGGACGATGTGGGCCGCGACGACTCGCATCACACCTTCTTCGAAATGCTCGGCAACTGGTCGTTCGGCGACTACTACAAGGCCGAAGCCATTTCCTGGGCCTGGACACTGCTCACCGAAGTCTACGACCTGCCTAAAGACCGGCTGTGGACGACCTGCTTTGAAGACGAGAAAGGCGTCATCCCGCGCGACGACGAAGCCGCCGATATTTGGAAGCAACAACCCGGCTTCGACCCGTCGCACGTTCTCTACTTTGGCCGCAAAGACAATTTTTGGGAGATGGCCGAGACCGGCCCCTGCGGCCCCGACAGCGAAATCCATTTTGATCGCGGCCCCGAATATTGTGACATGCAGAGCGTGCCCGGCCACGTCTGCCGGGTGAACGGCGACTGCAAACGCTTCCTCGAACTGTGGAACCTGGTGTTCATCCAATACAACCGCACCAACCCGACCGACCTCACGCCCCTGCCCCGCAAACACGTGGACACCGGCATGGGTCTGGAGCGCATCGTCTCCGTCGTGCAAAACGTGGATTCAAACTACAAGACCGACCTCTTCACGCCGATCCTGGCGACGATCCAGAAGATGGCCGGACACAACGACGACGAACGGGCCGCCAACCTGACCCCCTACCGGGTGGTCGCCGACCACGCCCGGGCCGCCTCGTTCCTCATCGCCGACGGC from Chloroflexota bacterium includes the following:
- a CDS encoding MFS transporter, translated to MRRFFSSWAWLLALFSIAGFIETMFWGQMSGFTPLYLPKLGVAPEQVPTWTGAIAALSGAIGIPFLPLWGALADRYARQPIIVRSFVAHLIAGVLAILARNIWVFVLARAAMSFALGNSGLMMTTLTERAPRERQGLSFAIMNSAAPLGAFVGPLLGGPIVDKWGFPALIGVNTVLMAVVILALSLGYRDSFRGTDRGPLFQMAVDSVRIIGQSSRLRVLFIALFILFAGWMIAFTYVPLAITALYSGDDPGTAIGIVLGAGGLVTLILSPVVGSLADRFGHWRVLIIGAAASVALWPLPALTPNLVLFTIAWAALNGVMSGVFAISFSVLSDSATTEVRGRVMSFAYLPVNVGSMIGPAIGSVATQISVFAVFPVAAVLTALGVGMLAVARRR
- a CDS encoding tyrosine--tRNA ligase — its product is MTLSLDQQLALLMQGTEYGDENLAKAMEAELRAKLAEGRPLKVYCGYDPRTADLHLGHTITMRKLRQFQELGHEVSFLIGSYTSLVGDPSDKDKTRPVMTIEDVNRNSETYADQAARILDMSKTRLVHNGQWLADLKLIDLIKLGQSFTLQQFLDRENFAKRFEKGEPIFLHETFYALMQGYDAVAQHTDVQVGGTDQLFNIITAGRKLQEAFGQKPQVGIIMGILPGTDGVVKMSKSLGNHIPLNSTPEDMYGKVMSVPDVAMSKFFRLTTRWTPDKVAEVEAGLKAGAHPRDVKMILAWEITSSFYGDAAADAAQEHFRTVFQRGGLPDEMPVVKLEGTPKLVELLVVSNLVKSKNEARRLIEQGGVKLDGQTVNDVNALASEGILQVGKRAFVKVSR